One window of Bacillus sp. THAF10 genomic DNA carries:
- the opp1B gene encoding nickel/cobalt ABC transporter permease, producing MGSYIIRRILISVPLLLTISFLTFILINLSPLDPAEVVLQAQGVPEITEDLLEQTKEQLGMDKPFILQYFDWLYATLQLDFGESYINGKPVWSLIGPAFLNTFKLTLVSSLSIIFISILLGVICALNEGKILDRSVRGISFFLTAMPSYWLASIMIWYISVKLDLLPTSGMESYRSYILPVIIITVSYAGLYFRNVRTSMINNLHEDYVLYGRASGLSELKITKHILRNSLQVAISIFGMSIPIILGSTVVIENVFAWPGLGTLSVKAILSRDFPIIQAYVLILAAAFVLFNMISDIINAAMNPKLRNDL from the coding sequence ATGGGAAGTTATATCATTAGAAGAATATTAATTTCAGTCCCTTTACTATTAACCATCTCATTTTTGACCTTTATCTTAATAAATCTGTCTCCCTTAGACCCAGCAGAAGTGGTATTACAAGCTCAAGGTGTCCCAGAGATAACAGAAGATTTATTAGAACAAACAAAAGAGCAGCTTGGGATGGATAAGCCATTTATTTTACAATACTTTGACTGGCTTTATGCTACCTTGCAGTTGGATTTTGGAGAATCATATATTAATGGCAAACCAGTGTGGTCGTTAATAGGTCCGGCATTTTTGAATACATTCAAGTTAACGTTGGTTTCATCGCTTTCTATTATCTTTATATCGATATTATTAGGGGTAATTTGTGCGTTAAATGAAGGAAAAATATTGGATAGATCGGTAAGAGGAATTTCGTTTTTCTTAACCGCAATGCCATCATACTGGTTGGCATCAATTATGATTTGGTACATATCGGTTAAATTAGATTTATTACCAACAAGTGGGATGGAGTCGTATAGAAGTTATATCTTACCGGTTATTATCATCACGGTTAGTTATGCTGGTCTATATTTTAGAAATGTTAGAACCTCTATGATAAACAATTTACATGAGGATTATGTTTTATATGGAAGGGCATCTGGATTATCAGAATTAAAAATTACGAAGCATATCCTAAGAAATTCATTACAGGTTGCCATTTCGATATTTGGTATGTCTATACCCATCATATTGGGAAGCACCGTTGTTATAGAAAACGTTTTTGCATGGCCAGGGTTAGGTACTTTAAGTGTTAAAGCAATTCTAAGCAGAGACTTTCCAATTATACAGGCCTACGTTCTTATATTAGCAGCAGCCTTTGTTTTGTTTAATATGATTTCCGACATTATAAATGCTGCGATGAATCCTAAGTTAAGGAATGATCTTTAA
- the nikA gene encoding nickel ABC transporter substrate-binding protein produces MKKWKLVGLIFLVISILVACSAESSTDDKKEDDAAKRENELIYASAKDINDMNPHLYTGSMPAQGMVYESLVENTEDGIKPLLAESWEVSEDGKVYTFFLRKDVKFHDGESFNAEAVKKNIEAVLSNAEKHAWIKLSTKIKSVNVVDEHTVELVLSDTYYPTLVELSMTRPFVFLSPKDFKNGETKDGVSGFNGTGPYKLNEHKTDEFATFTANEDYWNGSPKIKKITTKVLPAGETTLLALQKGEVNFVFTDDRGADSLNVEAMNQLVDSGDYKLVRSEPMNTKMIVANSSSAENPISETAVREAIWYSIDRETISKDIFSGTESVAHTLFSPNVNYADVDLKKRGYDVEKAKKILEKNGWKLEKGNKVRTKGGKTLAMELYYDSNSSSQKTQAEFIQASVKEIGLQLDIIGEESTSIANRRSTGDYDLLFNQTWGLAYDPQSTIAAFTSEASYLHTTKGMDKADELYNKIEQVMVSTDEQKRKALYADILTMVHEEAVFIPITNGSVTVVASKNVNEISFKQTQFELPFELMNFK; encoded by the coding sequence ATACTAGTTGCCTGCTCTGCAGAAAGTTCTACTGATGATAAAAAGGAAGATGATGCAGCTAAAAGAGAAAACGAGTTGATTTATGCATCAGCTAAAGATATCAATGATATGAATCCTCATCTTTACACAGGCTCCATGCCGGCACAAGGGATGGTGTATGAATCATTAGTTGAGAACACGGAAGACGGAATTAAGCCTTTACTTGCTGAGTCGTGGGAAGTTTCAGAAGATGGAAAAGTATACACGTTCTTTTTAAGAAAAGATGTGAAATTTCATGATGGTGAGTCGTTTAATGCGGAAGCAGTGAAGAAAAACATAGAAGCTGTATTAAGTAATGCAGAAAAGCATGCTTGGATTAAATTATCTACAAAAATAAAAAGTGTGAATGTTGTAGATGAGCATACAGTTGAATTAGTCTTATCCGATACATATTATCCAACTTTGGTTGAGTTGTCCATGACCAGACCTTTTGTATTTCTATCACCAAAAGATTTTAAAAATGGGGAGACTAAAGATGGCGTAAGTGGTTTTAACGGTACAGGCCCGTATAAGCTGAATGAACATAAAACCGATGAGTTTGCCACTTTTACAGCAAATGAAGACTACTGGAATGGATCGCCTAAAATTAAGAAGATTACCACTAAGGTACTTCCTGCTGGGGAAACGACATTGTTAGCTTTACAAAAAGGAGAAGTAAACTTTGTATTTACGGATGATCGTGGCGCAGATAGCCTCAATGTCGAGGCGATGAATCAATTGGTAGATTCCGGAGACTACAAACTTGTAAGAAGTGAACCGATGAACACCAAAATGATAGTAGCTAATAGTAGTAGTGCTGAAAATCCAATAAGTGAAACAGCTGTTCGTGAAGCCATTTGGTACTCGATTGATAGAGAAACAATTAGTAAAGATATTTTTAGTGGGACAGAATCGGTTGCTCATACACTATTTTCACCTAATGTAAATTATGCAGATGTTGACTTAAAGAAGAGAGGTTATGATGTAGAAAAAGCGAAGAAAATTCTAGAAAAGAATGGCTGGAAATTAGAGAAGGGTAATAAAGTTAGAACTAAAGGTGGCAAAACATTAGCCATGGAGCTTTATTATGATAGCAATTCCTCTTCTCAAAAAACACAGGCTGAATTTATTCAAGCTTCAGTAAAAGAGATTGGTCTTCAACTGGACATTATTGGTGAGGAGTCAACTTCCATCGCTAATAGAAGATCAACGGGTGACTATGATTTATTATTCAACCAAACATGGGGTCTAGCGTATGATCCACAGAGCACCATTGCTGCTTTTACATCAGAGGCTTCTTATTTGCATACGACAAAAGGCATGGACAAAGCAGATGAACTATACAATAAAATTGAGCAAGTGATGGTATCTACAGATGAGCAAAAAAGAAAAGCTTTGTACGCTGATATTCTGACGATGGTTCATGAAGAAGCGGTTTTTATTCCAATTACAAATGGAAGTGTTACTGTAGTAGCCTCCAAAAATGTAAACGAAATATCATTCAAACAAACTCAATTTGAGCTGCCATTTGAATTAATGAACTTCAAATAG